The sequence CACTTTCGGGAGATTTATACCTTCCAAAAAATGTTGGGAATGAAAAATTATCTGCATTGGCAATCAGCGGACCATTCGGTGCAGTGAAACAACAGTCATCAGGATTATATGCCAATCAAATGGCAGAAAGAGGTTTTGCTGTTATAGCTTTTGACCCATCTTACACGGGTGAAAGTGGAGGAGAACCAAGAAATGTAGCTTCTCCGGAAATTAACACTGAAGATTTCAGTGCAGCCATTGACTTTTTAGGATTGCAGAAAAACGTCGATAAAAACAAAATCGGCATCATAGGAATTTGTGGCTTCGGAGGATTTGCTTTGAATGCAACAGCGATTGATAAACGAGTGAAAGCTGTTGCCACGACAAGTTTGTATGATATGACGAGAGTAATGTCAAAAGGGTATAATGATTCTGTAATACCCGAACAAAGAACCAAAACTTTGGAAAATTTGGGTCAACAACGATGGAAAGATGCCGAAAGAGGAAAACCTACCGACGGACCAAGAAATTTACCTGAAACATTGAAAGGCAATGAACCTCAGTTTGTAAAAGAATATTTCGATTATTACAGAACGCCGCGTGGTTTTCATGTCAATTCTGTGAACTCGAACGGAGCTTGGCTAATTACGAACCCGATAGCATTTATGAATATGCCGATCTTAAGTTATGTAAAAGAAATTTCACCACGACCAATGCTTTTGATTGCCGGAGAAAATGCGCATTCTAGATATTTTAGTGAAGATATTTTTAAAGTGGCAAATGAACCGAAAGAATTGCTGATTATTCCAAACGCTGTTCACGTGGATTTGTATGATAAAATGGATATAATTCCTTTTGATAAATTAGAAAGTTTTTTCAGAGCAAATTTGAAATAATTTAAATTAAATATTCGAAAGGTTTATTTATGTTTTGCAGGTAAACCTTTTTTCTTTAAATGCAATCAATAAAAAGAAAGTAAGTAACAAAAAAGTCTTCAAAATTGAAAATGCTGTAAGTTTGTTTATAAGAATAATTTCCAAAGAAAAATAAATATTGGATTCTCAGCGATTAGGGAAATTGAAAATTCAAACAAATTATTTTATTAAAATTTTTGCAAGTTTCATAATAGAAAATTTATTTATAAAACTGAATGGCTGACGAGATTAAAATTTAAATTATATAATCGGATAAAGTCTAAAAATTTAGATTTTCAAAAATGTTGTTTTTTATATGTAATTCAGGTAGATACGAGTCTTGAAAAATATCCTATTTAACATAATATAAATTATAAGACTTTTTAATTTAAAGTGGAATAGTGGCTTTAAGATGTTTTATACTTGTAAACTGATAGTTCTCTAAAATAAAAAGACATACTGAAATTAATCAGTATGTCTTTTTAGTAAGTCAATTATTATCTCTTAACTAAACAATTCTATTTCTTCTCCTTTTGCAACCGGATATTCTTCAGTGAAGCATCCAAAGCAATGGTTTGAAGAACCTAAAATTACTTTTAAGTTTTCTGTACTCAAAAATTCTAAAGAATCTACACCTAAATAATCTCTCAACTGTTCAGTCGACATATTTGCAGAAATCAAATCATCTTTCGATGGCGTATCAATTCCTAAATAACAAGGTGCAATAATTGGCGGAGATACACTTCTAAAGTGAATTTCCTTAACACCTGCTTCTTTTAGAATTTTTACTAATCTTTTTGAAGTCGTTCCACGAACGATTGAATCATCGATGATTACGACTCTTTTTCCTTTAATCTCAGAAATAATCGGGTTTAGCTTTAAGTTAACTACCCTTTCTCTCATTTCCTGAGTCGGTACGATAAAACTTCTTCCAATGTATCTGTTTTTAATCAAAACCGGACGGAAAGGTATCCCTGAAGCTTTAGAAAAACCAATCGCAGCCGGAACTCCAGAATCAGGAACACCAATCACGATATCTGCTTCTACAGGAGCCTGTTCCCAGATTTTCTCACCAGATTTTTCTCTGATTTCGTAAACATTGATATTTTCTAATGTAGAATCGGGTCTTGCAAAGTAAATATATTCAAATGAACAGATTCTTTGTTTTCCTCTTTCTTCATTGACCATGTAAGAATTCAGTTTTCCGGGCTCGTTTTCGTTGGTGTAAATAATTTCTCCTGGAAGAATATCTCTCACATATTGAGCTCCAACTGCATCTAAAGCGACAGATTCTGAAGCAACAACATACGTTTTTTCGTCAACTGCACCCAAAACCAAGGGTCTAATTCCGTTGAAATCTCTGAATGCAAAGAATTTATTTCTCGTCATTCCAACAACCGAATACGCACCTTCAATTTTCTCCATTGTCGCTTTAATCGCTCCACGAAGACCTAAATCAAGATTTTTTTGAATTAATCTTAAAATAACCTCAGAATCTGAAGTGGCTCTGAAAACAACGCCTTCAGCTTCCAATTCTGTTTTTAATTCTCTCGCATTGGTTAAGTTACCATTGTGAGCAATAGAAAGTATAATCTGGTCATATTCGTTTTTGGCGAAAAATGGCTGAAAATTATATTTCTTTTTATCTCCTGCAGTCGTGTAACGGGTGTGACCGATTGCAGAATTTCCCATAAAAGTTTCAGGATCTTTGATCTCTTTATAAACATCCAAAACCAAACCTTCATCTTTCATGTTGGTGATTTTCCCGTCTTTTAGAACAGAAATACCACAAGCTTCCTGACCTCTGTGCTGAAGCGCAAAAAGCCCGAACTGTGAAAGAGAAAACGTATCGAGATCATTGTCAGAATACATTCCGAAGATACCACACTCCTCATTGGGAGCATCCAGTCTTTCTTCTTCCTGCGTTCTGAAAAGATTTCTTCCGTAGGTTTGAGTCTCAAACTGTTTTAAATATTCACTTTTATGAATGTCTAAACTTTTCATTTCTATTTTTTCTAAATTTTGATGATGGAAGCTGGGAGCTTGAAGTCTGAAGTTTACAACTAAACTTTTAATTTTTGCCGATAAACTTCCAGCATCCAACTTCTGGCTTCTAGCCTAAATTACTTACCTAGTAAAGTTTTCAGTCTGTTGTAGATCTCAACGTAAGCTTCAGTTACTTCACCAAGATCTCTTCTGAATCTGTCTTTATCCAACTTCTTCATCGTGTCTTTGTCCCAAAGTCTGCAAGTATCAGGAGAAATTTCGTCTGCCAAAATAATTTCGCCGTCAGAAGTTTTTCCTAATTCAATTTTGAAATCAACTAAGATGATATTCATTTTGTCGAAAAGGTCAATCAGAATTTCGTTGATGTCTGCAGTTAGTGCATACATTTCTTTTAATTCTTCATAGGTAGCCGCACCTAAGAAAACTGCGTGGTGATCGTTGATTAGCGGATCTCCCAATTCGTCTTTTTTGTAGCAGATATCGAAGATTGTTACCGGAGATTTAATTCCCTCTTCAACACCTAATCTTTGTGCCATACTTCCCGCAGAATAGTTTCTTACCACCATTTCTAAAGGAATAATAGATACTTTTTTTACCAATTGTTCTCTTTCGTCCAATTGCTTAATGAAATGAGTTTTAATCCCTTTTTCATTTAAATATTCAAAAATAAGAGTGGTGATGGCGTTATTCATTTCACCTTTCAAATCTACTGATCCTCTTTTTTGAGCGTTAAATGCTGTAGCATCGTCCTTAAAACGTACTACTACTTCGTCAGGATTATCGGTAGCAAATACCTGTTTTGCTTTACCTTCATACAACATTTCTTTCTTTTGACTCATAATTTTTACTTTTTTTAAAGGAATTCGCGAATCTACGACTTCCGTTTCTGCATTAGATTTATATTATTTTACTTAATTAAAATTCCTGTTAAAACTGCCATTCCAAAGCTTAGCAATGTACCAATGAGTACATATTCTGTCAGTTTTCTTTGTTTTGCCTGAGCAAGATCGCTGAATCTGAAAACAGATTTTGCTGCAACCATAAATCCTACGCCTTCCCAATGATTCACCATGATAAATGTGAAAACCAAAAGGCGTTCTAAGATTCCTATATATTTTCCGGCACTTGATAAAGATTCGGTCTGTAAACTGGTTTGTGTCTCCGGAGCAGGCGTCCATGAAGACAGTAAAGTTCTAATAATAATTGATGCAGGACTTGTCAAAAACAACACTGCTACAATTATTTTTAAAGTGTTTTGATCTTTTAAAAATTCAAAATTAAATTCATTAAAATAAAAAGAAACTCCCGCAATCACTGCAATATGCAAAATCTGATCGATAAAAAACCATCTTTTTTTAGTTTTAATATTCTGAAAATAAAGCTTTGCGGAATCGATGATTAAATGTGAAATTCCCACCAATACGGCTACCCACCATAACTCAAGATTCCAAAGAAAAATAAAACTTAACACGTTGTGAATCAGAACGTGAAGGTACAAATATTTGCTCTTCAGTTTTCTGTTTTCTTTATCTGAAACCCAAGAATTTGGCTGAAGAATAAAATCTCCGAGTAGATGTGCCAATATGAGTTGAGTAAATATCATGTTACAGTTCTGAGATTTTCTTTCTAAAATATTGATTGGTTTCTACGATCAATTCGTAGTTTGCGCGCTTCAGCCTTTGGCTGATTGAGGATTGTGATATCGTAAATTTCTTGGCAAGATCTTCCTGTGTGATGTCATTGTTCATGATCATTTCGTGGATGATTTCGGCTGTTGCCATCGTCCAGCTGTCAAAATCTTTTGAAGACCATTTAAGCAAAATATTGAGATCACGATCTAAAGAATCGTTGGAAGTTTT comes from Chryseobacterium sp. 3008163 and encodes:
- a CDS encoding DUF3307 domain-containing protein; this translates as MIFTQLILAHLLGDFILQPNSWVSDKENRKLKSKYLYLHVLIHNVLSFIFLWNLELWWVAVLVGISHLIIDSAKLYFQNIKTKKRWFFIDQILHIAVIAGVSFYFNEFNFEFLKDQNTLKIIVAVLFLTSPASIIIRTLLSSWTPAPETQTSLQTESLSSAGKYIGILERLLVFTFIMVNHWEGVGFMVAAKSVFRFSDLAQAKQRKLTEYVLIGTLLSFGMAVLTGILIK
- the purC gene encoding phosphoribosylaminoimidazolesuccinocarboxamide synthase; translation: MSQKKEMLYEGKAKQVFATDNPDEVVVRFKDDATAFNAQKRGSVDLKGEMNNAITTLIFEYLNEKGIKTHFIKQLDEREQLVKKVSIIPLEMVVRNYSAGSMAQRLGVEEGIKSPVTIFDICYKKDELGDPLINDHHAVFLGAATYEELKEMYALTADINEILIDLFDKMNIILVDFKIELGKTSDGEIILADEISPDTCRLWDKDTMKKLDKDRFRRDLGEVTEAYVEIYNRLKTLLGK
- a CDS encoding alpha/beta hydrolase: MKKALAVTILFLFTGQLFSQKVKSNLEKMTTTKEHYTFQLSDKVTRQKVHFKNRYGITLSGDLYLPKNVGNEKLSALAISGPFGAVKQQSSGLYANQMAERGFAVIAFDPSYTGESGGEPRNVASPEINTEDFSAAIDFLGLQKNVDKNKIGIIGICGFGGFALNATAIDKRVKAVATTSLYDMTRVMSKGYNDSVIPEQRTKTLENLGQQRWKDAERGKPTDGPRNLPETLKGNEPQFVKEYFDYYRTPRGFHVNSVNSNGAWLITNPIAFMNMPILSYVKEISPRPMLLIAGENAHSRYFSEDIFKVANEPKELLIIPNAVHVDLYDKMDIIPFDKLESFFRANLK
- the purF gene encoding amidophosphoribosyltransferase, with translation MKSLDIHKSEYLKQFETQTYGRNLFRTQEEERLDAPNEECGIFGMYSDNDLDTFSLSQFGLFALQHRGQEACGISVLKDGKITNMKDEGLVLDVYKEIKDPETFMGNSAIGHTRYTTAGDKKKYNFQPFFAKNEYDQIILSIAHNGNLTNARELKTELEAEGVVFRATSDSEVILRLIQKNLDLGLRGAIKATMEKIEGAYSVVGMTRNKFFAFRDFNGIRPLVLGAVDEKTYVVASESVALDAVGAQYVRDILPGEIIYTNENEPGKLNSYMVNEERGKQRICSFEYIYFARPDSTLENINVYEIREKSGEKIWEQAPVEADIVIGVPDSGVPAAIGFSKASGIPFRPVLIKNRYIGRSFIVPTQEMRERVVNLKLNPIISEIKGKRVVIIDDSIVRGTTSKRLVKILKEAGVKEIHFRSVSPPIIAPCYLGIDTPSKDDLISANMSTEQLRDYLGVDSLEFLSTENLKVILGSSNHCFGCFTEEYPVAKGEEIELFS